A stretch of the Theileria equi strain WA chromosome 1, complete sequence genome encodes the following:
- a CDS encoding hypothetical protein (encoded by transcript BEWA_023940A), which translates to MSLFRQGTLIRPGAIKEAVLSAYRPEPKESEPEDPFGDIFSFNLPKHRDILFRETCQYCILPSPILGILTLTRESLTFEPDVRDFNVHEKGPGYYQVHIDVENILECGCIGGPSQELVGAEDIRCNGFLQIVVKPTTDSTASDLSSIDSSAFGGFDISARSDTPGSQERNQRPRSFLSSGWSRLGSVVTSVITFNLLKSRSSGSGVPRTTTTSARESMHTSVLFGYYKKDVAYKCTSLLMDLLDSYRNETIVTNRSGITRIPFSSNRLIESWNVSNKKAKATDVKLVSDVLADSSYYETIAKNSNILTSYMLERLTERLPPSIAIREWVLSFKTDHDGISFNTFYKNLEDKENCLLLIQDTGGAVFGAFTGPIHYNVRFYGSGETFVFKFLQNELKVYTSQGNNRCFVFTNDDSIIIGGGRNPAISVGKDFLFGTSAASETFNNEQLSTTPSFAIRFMEVWTFGTFVT; encoded by the coding sequence ATGTCGCTTTTTCGTCAAGGCACGCTGATTAGGCCTGGTGCTATCAAGGAGGCGGTTTTATCTGCATACCGACCAGAGCCGAAAGAATCCGAGCCAGAGGACCCATTTGGCGATATTTTTAGCTTTAATTTGCCAAAACATCGAGACATTCTCTTCCGGGAAACTTGCCAGTATTGCATTCTTCCAAGTCCTATACTGGGCATACTGACACTCACCAGGGAATCTCTGACGTTTGAACCTGATGTAAGGGATTTCAATGTCCATGAAAAGGGCCCCGGATACTATCAGGTCCATATCGACGTGGAGaatatactggaatgcgGATGTATAGGTGGGCCATCGCAGGAACTGGTTGGAGCAGAGGATATACGTTGCAATGGATTCCTTCAGATTGTAGTAAAACCAACAACGGACAGTACTGCATCTGATTTGAGCTCCATCGACTCTTCCGCCTTTGGTGGCTTCGACATTAGCGCCAGATCCGATACCCCGGGATCCCAGGAACGAAACCAGAGACCAAGATCCTTCCTTTCGTCCGGATGGTCAAGGCTTGGTTCAGTAGTAACATCGGTAATCACATTCAACCTGCTCAAAAGTAGGTCTTCTGGATCAGGCGTCCCAAGGACGACGACAACATCAGCAAGGGAATCAATGCACACGTCAGTACTATTTGGGTATTATAAAAAGGATGTAGCATACAAATGCACAAGTCTCTTGATGGATCTGTTGGATTCGTACAGGAATGAGACAATTGTAACTAATCGCAGTGGAATCACACGCATACCATTTTCAAGTAATCGTCTAATTGAAAGTTGGAATGTTTCAAACAAAAAGGCAAAAGCCACGGACGTAAAGCTCGTCTCTGATGTTTTGGCAGACTCTTCTTACTATGAAACGATCGCTAAAAATAGCAACATATTGACTTCCTATATGCTCGAGAGGCTCACTGAGAGACTGCCGCCGAGTATAGCAATCAGAGAATGGGTCCTATCATTCAAAACGGATCATGATGGTATATCTTTCAACACGTTTTACAAGAATTTGGAAGACAAGGAAAATTGCCTACTCCTCATACAGGATACAGGAGGAGCAGTATTTGGAGCCTTTACAGGTCCAATACACTACAATGTCCGATTTTATGGATCTGGCGAGACATTTGTCTTCAAGTTTTTGCAGAACGAGCTCAAGGTGTACACTTCTCAGGGTAATAACCGCTGTTTTGTCTTCACCAATGACGATTCAATCATCATTGGTGGAGGTAGGAATCCAGCTATTTCTGTCGGTAAAGATTTCTTATTCGGCACGTCTGCTGCTAGTGAGACCTTTAATAATGAGCAATTGTCAACAACGCCGAGTTTCGCCATACGGTTTATGGAGGTTTGGACGTTTGGCACTTTTGTAACAtaa
- a CDS encoding hypothetical protein (encoded by transcript BEWA_023950A) has protein sequence MAYGAAGIGEITEAFILGCSCLIGIEQFNMTLLHMSMGASIQYGIFLGSIAVVFLYMLFSSRNSEFYRNGYHTVYATLCLILYAIVKWDLSLGKLTFLLSGFLGIVMGILVVHSSCYYSRHKSVLLGFCIGLFSARLLPSICWYAVKSDDKGFSTHLRDIAVMVALIRFLSCLTSLFLKMYLGNFEIWDDVVDDKLFGELMGASNLLKKSKRDGDGMFFDTSAPGQTIDDIYSLIRPNLGPLFSLLLSILVFLGYSPIFCTSQFKYAPHLMSSLSKSEMISHIVGSCFGLIFPPSKSDSTFVCAVIFILHFISAALMFLFHKFFCIYGLFFIVILPAFLLGYIFSYSLGLIIDVSLRQNCSSDDPQKMCCGDDVCEQCFCKTEGIYYDCRKVCSKPPECSKDVIIWFDSGTGGKIECTCWKGCCKCFCCNDCCCCHKHTQQPQCGCKCCQQGSQCCKVGTCKNGTCSCRCKEVCKNNEEKCTCCSSGGCKDKCLKCVCCDRCAKLGCGNSSGSGGTCNCPTVQKENCNKCLCCKNISLVSGSQHFLLTSAQTSTCNDCQLTVRLEAKLACLCCINGVCSKHNSATTNESGFPVKGNVYFGSLSANCPVCSIRKVERPETFVYGDGSAVSNEFDIKDIICSWCCHADLIVDLFCVLRNTYFRVSAVNYPTKYFDIYGLFFTYSSYSSCKGASKEQKSARDHKPITKLFLSHDATSNKWKSVTSGSSDYNPPPGGFENRALSVKVSKKSSFYVRVDRYRFFLTLMVWMKVAFLVALVFLGCALFKGLGARSSKISTDICFTELRKAYLKPEHNWHQEVLDRIKDRKSLIGGTLDLKSFADTSRQIFSDADCENCLEWAQSVARVENKDFNAVTWSVLTGLYHSYFLLKFFNFQSFFLYWEEAWKLEYSYFCKHFTPRMDRIMLKSKFALDQLHDRKLPQPLYDSIQQARVSAWEGALKEMQNFSNLYESESEPWDLPLEVHGRLEYYIERWNTRLPYLVSWCNFDTNILDWTTFLYGFSLINNWSTKFEPWIAQVSNCVDMPEDELDLVSSRLNRNTVDEIQVSKYKFH, from the coding sequence ATGGCGTACGGAGCCGCAGGGATCGGTGAGATCACCGAGGCGTTCATCCTCGGCTGTTCATGCCTTATTGGCATTGAACAGTTCAATATGACGCTATTGCACATGTCTATGGGAGCTTCTATCCAATACGGGATCTTTCTGGGCTCTATAGCAGTCGTATTCCTATATATGCTCTTTTCGAGCAGGAATTCGGAATTCTACCGGAACGGATATCACACAGTCTATGCAACGCTATGTCTAATCCTATATGCCATAGTAAAGTGGGATCTATCCCTAGGGAAGCTGACATTCTTGCTCTCGGGCTTCTTAGGGATAGTGATGGGCATCCTGGTTGTCCACTCGAGCTGTTACTACTCTAGACACAAGTCTGTCTTGCTAGGATTTTGCATAGGGTTATTTTCAGCGAGATTACTGCCGTCTATCTGCTGGTATGCCGTGAAAAGCGATGATAAAGGCTTTTCTACCCACCTGCGGGACATTGCCGTAATGGTCGCTCTAATCCGGTTTTTGTCATGTCTAACgtcattatttttaaagatgtACTTGGGTAATTTCGAAATATGGGACGATGTAGTTGATGATAAGCTTTTTGGAGAACTTATGGGCGCGTCTAACCTCCTGAAGAAATCGAAACGGGACGGCGATGGCATGTTCTTTGATACTTCCGCTCCAGGCCAAActattgatgatatttACTCATTAATAAGGCCAAACTTGGGACCACTCTTCTCCTTGTTATTGTCTATTTTGGTTTTTTTGGGATACTCACCCATTTTTTGCACATCACAGTTTAAATACGCACCGCACTTGATGTCCAGCCTCTCTAAATCTGAGATGATATCACACATTGTAGGAAGTTGTTTTGGGCTTATTTTTCCACCATCAAAGTCAGATTCCACTTTTGTCTGTGCTGTTATTTTTATACTACACTTCATTTCAGCTGCTCTAATGTTTTTGTTCCACAAGTTTTTTTGCATATATGGGCTCTTTTTTATTGTCATACTACCGGCGTTCCTGCTCGGGTACATCTTCTCGTACTCCCTTGGACTAATTATTGATGTATCTTTAAGGCAGAATTGCTCAAGTGATGATCCGCAGAAAATGTGCTGTGGAGATGATGTTTGTGAACAGTGCTTTTGCAAGACCGAGGGTATTTATTATGATTGTAGGAAGGTATGTTCAAAGCCACCAGAATGTTCTAAGGATGTAATTATATGGTTTGATTCTGGAACTGGCGGTAAAATTGAGTGTACATGTTGGAAGGGttgttgtaaatgtttttgttgcaaTGACTGTTGTTGTTGTCACAAGCATACGCAACAACCACAATGTGGTTGCAAATGCTGTCAACAAGGATCTCAATGCTGCAAGGTGGGTACATGTAAAAACGGAACCTGTAGCTGTAGATGTAAAGAGGTatgtaaaaataatgaagaaaaatgcACCTGCTGTTCAAGTGGTGGTTGTAAAGATAAGTGtttgaaatgtgtatgttgTGATCGCTGTGCCAAACTTGGTTGTGGGAATAGTTCTGGAAGTGGAGGAACATGTAATTGTCCTACTGTTCAAAAGGAAAACTGCAATAAATGTCTatgttgtaaaaatatttccCTAGTTTCAGGATCACAACACTTTTTGCTTACCTCCGCACAGACAAGTACCTGTAACGATTGCCAACTTACAGTCAGGTTGGAAGCCAAGTTGGCATGCCTTTGCTGCATTAATGGTGTCTGCTCAAAACACAATAGCGCCACGACTAATGAAAGTGGATTTCCGGTGAAAGGAAATGTATACTTTGGTTCTTTATCGGCAAATTGTCCGGTATGTTCCATAAGAAAAGTGGAACGCCCTGAAACATTCGTATACGGAGATGGATCAGCAGTGTCAAATGAATTTGATATAAAGGATATTATCTGTAGTTGGTGCTGTCATGCTGATCTAATTGTAGACTTGTTTTGCGTTTTGAGGAATACGTATTTCCGTGTATCTGCTGTTAATTATCctacaaaatattttgatatataCGGCCTTTTCTTCACCTATTCGTCGTATTCTTCTTGTAAGGGTGCATCTAAGGAACAAAAATCTGCAAGGGATCATAAACCTATAACAAAACTGTTCTTGAGTCATGATGCAACCTCTAATAAGTGGAAATCGGTCACTTCAGGTTCCAGTGACTATAACCCTCCACCAGGGGGATTTGAGAATCGAGCTTTATCTGTCAAGGTTTCTAAGAAGTCAAGCTTTTACGTTAGGGTTGATAGATACCGCTTCTTCCTAACTCTCATGGTTTGGATGAAAGTTGCATTTTTGGTAGCCCTAGTATTCTTGGGATGCGCTCTATTCAAGGGTTTGGGTGCACGATCCAGCAAAATTTCTACGGATATTTGTTTTACGGAATTGCGTAAGGCGTACTTGAAGCCAGAACATAATTGGCATCAGGAAGTTTTGGATCGTATAAAGGACAGGAAAAGTCTTATAGGAGGGACGCTAGATTTAAAATCCTTTGCGGATACTTCAAGGCAAATATTCTCTGACGCTGATTGCGAAAATTGTTTAGAATGGGCACAATCGGTTGCGAGAGTAGAGAATaaggattttaatgcagtGACATGGTCTGTTCTAACTGGACTATACCATTCTTATTTtcttttaaaatttttcaattttCAGAGTTTCTTCCTCTACTGGGAGGAGGCATGGAAACTGGAATATAGTTATTTTTGTAAACACTTCACACCGCGTATGGACAGAATAATGTTGAAGTCCAAGTTTGCGCTAGATCAACTACACGATAGGAAATTACCACAACCGCTGTACGATAGTATCCAACAGGCCAGAGTGTCTGCTTGGGAAGGTGCTCTAAAGGAAATGCAAAACTTTAGTAATCTTTACGAGTCTGAATCTGAACCCTGGGACCTGcctctggaggttcatGGTAGATTGGAATACTATATAGAACGGTGGAATACACGTTTGCCGTATTTGGTATCTTGGTGCAATTTTGATACCAATATTTTGGACTGGACTACATTTTTGTACGGCTTTTCACTTATAAATAATTGGTCTACAAAGTTTGAACCATGGATAGCGCAGGTTTCCAACTGTGTGGATATGCCAGAAGATGAGCTAGATCTCGTCTCTTCTCGGCTGAATAGAAACACAGTTGACGAAATCCAAGTATCCAAGTACAAATTTCACTAA
- a CDS encoding hypothetical protein (encoded by transcript BEWA_023960A): protein MSSSRVFEAIGKDDAYFELKSRLYDDFNSEDSEGKAYSHVLNGVIDVLKRADSIDHNVDINSECKILIEDVATSGLCRYPWEVVKLLLLVIWGHVFDEVREYENANNEEEDDFERYEHEKRESLARLLEFDLPPFTLQRLCEIPLNQPYRALHKIFNAYRKLFNVRNIEYEPVCIPKFVKLEDFKLNKVYSNLDKWDEQLETSFRPQWSQDIWIDCSSDDSSSDYLEKRSIDE, encoded by the coding sequence ATGTCATCTTCCAGAGTATTTGAGGCTATCGGCAAGGATGATGCCTATTTTGAGCTCAAATCAAGACTATACGATGATTTTAACTCGGAGGATTCGGAGGGAAAGGCTTATAGTCACGTACTCAATGGAGTAATTGATGTTCTGAAGAGAGCGGACAGCATAGACCACAATGTGGATATAAACAGCGAATGTAAGATCCTAATAGAAGATGTAGCTACGAGCGGATTGTGTAGATACCCCTGGGAAGTTGTCAAACTGCTTCTGTTGGTTATTTGGGGCCACGTCTTTGACGAAGTGCGTGAGTATGAAAATGCcaataatgaagaagaggacGACTTTGAAAGGTATGAGCATGAGAAACGCGAGTCATTGGCTCGCCTCTTAGAGTTCGACCTTCCTCCATTTACACTTCAAAGGCTCTGCGAAATACCACTCAACCAGCCATACAGAGCACTGCATAAGATATTCAACGCATATCGCAAACTCTTCAACGTGAGAAATATAGAGTATGAACCAGTATGTATaccaaaatttgtaaaacttgaagattttaaacTGAACAAGGTGTACTCTAACCTAGACAAATGGGATGAACAACTTGAAACATCCTTTAGACCACAATGGTCGCAAGATATATGGATAGATTGTTCAAGTGACGATTCTTCGAGTGACTACCTTGAAAAAAGATCAATAGACGAGTAA